A region from the Haloarcula limicola genome encodes:
- a CDS encoding SCP2 sterol-binding domain-containing protein — protein MTYTLPADAADWATAWRDRINDREGFETATADFDATFRFEMRADDTYDGDPVNFRVTVADGVCTEATVADASADYDFALRGPYEAWVAMLEGELDVSESVMNGTFDVEGNTMTLLRRQDAITEMIAAAQNVDTEFAY, from the coding sequence ATGACTTACACGCTGCCCGCCGACGCCGCCGACTGGGCGACGGCCTGGCGCGACCGCATCAACGACCGCGAGGGGTTCGAGACCGCCACGGCCGACTTCGACGCGACGTTCCGATTCGAGATGCGCGCCGACGACACCTACGACGGCGACCCGGTCAACTTCCGCGTGACCGTCGCCGACGGGGTCTGTACCGAGGCGACCGTCGCCGACGCGAGCGCCGACTACGACTTCGCCCTGCGCGGCCCCTACGAGGCGTGGGTGGCGATGCTCGAAGGCGAACTCGACGTCTCGGAGTCGGTGATGAACGGTACCTTCGACGTCGAGGGGAACACGATGACGCTGCTGCGCCGACAGGACGCCATCACCGAGATGATCGCGGCCGCCCAGAACGTCGACACCGAGTTCGCGTACTGA
- a CDS encoding DUF7470 family protein: protein MLDKLGVAGIAGVVTLFGGIALVAWQNLILAAGLALVVGGMGLIVYGLVTSLLASFGMGGGMGGGMP, encoded by the coding sequence ATGCTCGACAAACTCGGCGTCGCCGGAATCGCCGGCGTCGTCACCCTGTTCGGCGGTATCGCACTGGTCGCGTGGCAGAACCTGATCCTCGCGGCCGGCCTCGCACTCGTCGTCGGCGGCATGGGGCTCATCGTCTACGGACTCGTCACCAGCCTGCTGGCCTCCTTCGGCATGGGCGGTGGGATGGGCGGCGGGATGCCCTAG
- a CDS encoding sensor histidine kinase has translation MAGDGRVLERALDTLDDVFYVYDAGGRLIHWNRRLNELFGLSDAELDGMLPTEFFEEADRPAVEAAMADIFESGETLVEAWAETTQGRVRFELTGRLLTEEDGSILGFAGVGRDVTDRREQAWHLAKQNERLEEFADILAHDLRSPLAVANGHLELMQTTGERDHLADIAAAHERMEHIIEDVRTATREGTLAADVMPIDVVVVAREAWETVEIDGETLELPSELTVDADAKRLRRLFENLFRNCVDHGSTERSPVTVRVLATERGFAVEDDGPGIDPADREDVFGPGISHSDGGTGFGLYIVRTITEAHGWSVTVTEGTDGGARFEFDLRGAA, from the coding sequence ATGGCGGGGGACGGCCGCGTGCTCGAACGCGCTCTGGATACGTTAGACGACGTGTTCTACGTCTACGACGCGGGCGGGCGACTGATACACTGGAACCGGCGATTGAACGAACTGTTCGGCCTGAGCGACGCGGAACTCGACGGGATGCTCCCGACGGAGTTCTTCGAGGAAGCCGATCGACCGGCCGTCGAAGCGGCGATGGCCGACATCTTCGAGAGCGGCGAGACGCTCGTCGAGGCGTGGGCGGAGACGACCCAGGGGCGAGTCCGCTTCGAGTTGACCGGGCGGCTCCTCACCGAGGAGGACGGGTCGATCCTGGGTTTCGCCGGCGTCGGCCGCGACGTGACCGACCGGCGCGAACAGGCCTGGCACCTCGCCAAGCAGAACGAGCGCTTAGAGGAGTTCGCCGACATCCTCGCTCACGACCTGCGCAGCCCGCTGGCGGTCGCCAACGGCCACCTCGAACTGATGCAGACGACGGGCGAGCGGGACCATCTCGCCGATATCGCGGCCGCGCACGAGCGGATGGAACACATCATCGAGGACGTGCGGACCGCGACCCGCGAGGGGACGCTGGCGGCCGACGTAATGCCTATCGACGTGGTGGTCGTCGCACGCGAGGCGTGGGAGACTGTCGAGATCGACGGCGAGACGCTCGAACTGCCGAGCGAGCTGACGGTCGACGCCGACGCGAAACGGCTCCGTCGGCTGTTCGAGAACCTGTTTCGAAACTGCGTGGACCACGGTTCGACGGAGCGCAGTCCGGTGACGGTTCGCGTCCTCGCCACCGAGCGGGGGTTCGCCGTCGAGGACGACGGCCCGGGTATCGACCCCGCGGACCGCGAGGACGTCTTCGGCCCCGGCATCAGCCACAGCGACGGGGGGACCGGGTTCGGCCTCTACATCGTACGCACCATCACCGAGGCCCACGGCTGGTCGGTGACCGTGACCGAGGGGACCGACGGCGGCGCGCGCTTCGAGTTCGACCTCCGCGGGGCGGCCTAG